A single genomic interval of Eleutherodactylus coqui strain aEleCoq1 chromosome 3, aEleCoq1.hap1, whole genome shotgun sequence harbors:
- the LOC136620677 gene encoding uncharacterized protein isoform X1: protein MPSCVIKGCFNTWKLKESQVILHVFPKDKDGIRLWLNQSPQHFPNVEELVEKIYAQNKYGTVRLCSKHFSDEQYFHEGSKRRLRPNALPTIFTTESLSEKTAKKGTKRRKKAASPDPSNSNEMDEGASSSVLFYPQTSDASNTIIQQIIPSHLQIVLPSTSLLTLDKPKMIDKAVDTDMFITKKCQAVGTYPMLGKRNFATQTKPWKGKSQGVLCTILMPDLPKSNQGIFQPKVWQTEKILPTYVGTTKTSPIFPNEKKSNLIRQFDHNNGSPSTIPMVTYAPEEKIKVERMSPPIGIMQRDCGHSLKSSRDGPLISDSTENVTDLKLDNSLCFVKKEDPDNEDSETESSTDDSEKDDLSTKNTSDNFEENDNDPANEATFIVLKSCLFDLIKLIRCQYRNTCHAPLTNVQVRTLGSVIAIDVLCCQGHNSTLWHSKPIKNKMAVGSPLLSSRGPSQQLESLETETFFHNFENYDDLPN from the coding sequence ATGCCTTCGTGTGTAATTAAAGGTTGTTTTAACACATGGAAACTAAAAGAATCCCAGGTTATCCTACACGTCTTTCCCAAAGATAAGGATGGAATAAGATTGTGGCTAAACCAATCACCGCAGCACTTTCCCAATGTCGAAGAGCTGGTTGAAAAAATATATGCTCAGAATAAATATGGTACTGTTAGACTCTGCTCAAAACATTTCAGTGACGAGCAATATTTCCATGAGGGATCAAAACGAAGGCTAAGGCCTAACGCTCTTCCCACCATATTCACGACTGAAAGTTTATCtgagaaaactgcaaaaaaaggcacaaaaagaagaaaaaaggctgcAAGTCCTGATCCTTCCAATAGTAATGAAATGGACGAAGGTGCATCAAGCAGTGTTCTGTTTTATCCACAAACGTCTGACGCCAGTAACACCATCATCCAGCAAATTATACCATCACATTTACAGATTGTTCTTCCAAGTACAAGTCTATTGACTTTGGATAAACCCAAAATGATTGACAAGGCGGTAGACACAGATATGTTCATTACTAAAAAATGCCAAGCTGTTGGGACCTATCCCATGTTGGGGAAAAGAAATTTCGCCACCCAAACAAAGCCTTGGAAGGGAAAATCTCAGGGTGTGCTTTGTACCATTTTAATGCCAGATTTACCAAAATCTAACCAGGGAATATTCCAACCTAAAGTTTGGCAAACTGAGAAGATCTTGCCAACTTATGTGGGCACCACAAAAACCTCCCCAATATTTCCAAATGAAAAGAAGTCTAATCTTATCAGACAGTTCGACCATAACAATGGATCACCATCAACCATTCCTATGGTCACTTACGCACCTGAGGAAAAGATCAAAGTTGAGAGGATGAGTCCTCCAATTGGCATAATGCAAAGGGATTGTGGACATTCTCTGAAGTCTAGCCGAGATGGACCGCTAATCTCTGATTCAACTGAAAACGTAACAGATCTCAAACTAGATAATTCTTTATGCTTTGTTAAAAAGGAAGATCCCGATAATGAAGATTCAGAGACTGAATCCAGCACTGATGACTCTGAAAAGGATGATTTGTCTACCAAAAATACTTCTGACAACTTTGAAGAAAATGACAATGATCCTGCAAATGAAGCAACATTTATAGTTCTAAAGAGCTGTTTATTCGACCTGATCAAGCTTATTCGATGTCAGTATCGTAACACATGTCATGCACCATTGACAAACGTCCAAGTCAGAACATTAGGCTCTGTGATCGCTATTGATGTTCTGTGCTGCCAGGGACACAATTCTACTCTTTGGCACAGCaaaccaataaaaaataaaatggctgTTGGAAGTCCGTTACTCTCAAGTAGGGGCCCTTCACAGCAGTTGGAGTCTTTAGAAACTGAaacattttttcacaattttgaaAATTATGATGATCTCCCAAACTAA